AACTACATGCATGATGCAATTTAAGATTTTTGgagttattcattttatttcttataatatATCTCGCAGTTCGGTGGGCCTGTaggcataggcctcctccagctctcTCCATTGAGTTCGGTCTTCTGAAGCTCTGGTCCAGTATGGTTCTAGAGTTAGACGGATATCGTCACTCCATCTTGTCTTCGGACGCCCCTGTCTTCTGATATCCCCTCTTGGATACCATAAAGTCACTTGTTtgctccattttttttttgcaatgtaGCATTTTATGTCCTGTACGACTCCATTTTAGATTTTCTACACGAGTTATTACATCCGTTACTTTTGTCTTTCTTCTTATTTGTCTCTTTGTTGCTTTTTGTTGAGTTggtcattagtttttttttgcagcTATGTTTTATGTGCATTGACTTATAACCGTACTTGCTTTTTTCTACAATGTCTTTTAACCATGTGTTCTAGTTTTTTTGAGTCTTCTTCTAGCAGGATAATATCATCTGCAAATCTCAAATGATTAGAGCAGCTTCCATTGATTATGTCAGCGTAGCTATCCCAGTTCAATATTCTAAATGTGTGTTCCAGCACAGCATTAAACAGCTTAGGACATAATGGGTCCCCATGTCTTACGCCTCTGCTTAATGAAAAGGAGTCTCCTTTTAACTCTAATTTAATACTacttttactttgtagatggaCTTAATTAGTTCTATATAGATAAACGTTTATATAGATAAACACTGTTTGTTCTTTTAGACTCAGCCAAATAACTTTTTGTTTCTACTGTCAAATGCTTTGGAGTAGTCTATAAAGCAGATATACAATGTCTTCTAGTAttcattgtatttttccaaAACTTGTTTGATTGTGTGGATGTGGTCTATAGTACTGTAAATCTTTCTGAATCCTGCTGCTTGATCAGTTGGTTTTCGTCTAAGACATTTGTAATTCTTTCTAGAATTACTTTTGCGAAGACTTTGTACACATTTGATATTAGACTAATTGGGGTATAGTTGCCAATGTCATCTTTATCCCCTTTCTTATGGAAGGGGATGATATGTGATTCATTCGATTGTTTTTCGATGATACCTGTTTGCTAtaatatcattgaataactTGATTAGGATTGGGCTTATTTCTTCTTTGTTACCTCTAATTAACTCATATGATATATTGTCAGATCCTGAAGCTTTTTCTGGCTTCTGTGACATGATGACTTTCTGTACTTCCTGCAAGAGTATTAATGGTACTTTTTTATGACTCGTACTAGGATCGTTACTGGCGTTCTTTTCTCTGTCGGTGTCATTGTTTCAGTAAAGAGTTCGACAGTAATCTGTAGCAAGACTCTGCTTTTTTCTGCGATTTCTTACTTGTTTGGAtctgtaatttttttagttttggtATCCATTCCATGTTCTCTTAATTCCTTGAAATATTTTCTGGTTCCCCCTGTTCTTAGAATTTCATCTTCTAGTTTTTTGTTCTTCTTAATTTCCTGTCCTTCCTTATACTTTCCCGCATCTCTTTGCTCAGTTTACGATTTTCTTCAGTATTTGATCTGTCTGTTcatctttcattttttttcaactatttttttaatagataatgtCCAGTGTCAGCTATTCTTTTTGTTTCGttgatttatcaaaaaaaagcaaaaatattttaagtattttaaccAGAAATGAAATTTATTCCATATTccgttaaagtttttattttattcagttccttaattgtctttattaattttcttgttCAGTAATattgaagaattaaaaaaaacacatgtaataattgttttaaaataacaaaataaataaaaaaaaaagaagagaataTGTAGTAAATAATATGAATCGAAATGTTAAAGTAATGATTGTTATGCTAAAgtatattaattactatttattCTACGGTCGAATTTAAATTACAAGCTTACACGAGctctatttaataaaaacataattacttTGTTACAATTTATTAATACCGCTCATTTAGAGACAAAACAAAATCCAAAAAGGAAAAAGGACAATCGTTTGGCTTGCTACAAAAACTCGGATCGGACAGTTCGGCGTAAGTGCTTTTTATTTCATCTTGAAAATCTTCATCGTGCAATGGCGCCCTGAAAGTCGCAAATACACAGAAACTTATGATGTCGTATTGGACAATAATCTTTTGACGCTGACAAATTTCTTTGTGGCGAGTGGAAATTGTAAGCCACGCAAGCAGCCCAGTGGGTGTGGGCATTTCCCACATCCACTCTCTTACCTCCACATCTAATTGAGTTATTTAACTAGCGCCTGCCTATCTATTATCAGTTAACTAATAATCAAAATGGGATAAACATACGTGAATACAGCTCTAAGTATATCATGCACCAGTGACTTCCCTGGTACCGCCAACGACGTATCAGCCTCACATACACTACGTAGTATGCACGATCTTCCATTCAAATTGTggctaaaaaaaaacagccatgAGAAATTTTGTAAAGGATCATTTTTAAGGCCTTACTTGATTTTTACTGTATTCCGTTATTCTCAACACTAAATACAGTCGGAAATTCAACGGGTAGAATTTTCAACAGAAATTCACAACACGTGTTcataagtttaaattttaaacaagatCCCATCGGAATCATTCGTTGCAGTTGTTACGAAGTATAGTCACATTGGCAAATTAAAGAAATGACAAAATCCTTAATCGCCCTTaataaacactaattaatttcgtcacatatttcaaatattcttttaaagattttaatgaaaaacaagATAAGAAAATAACATTGTCATCGAACAGGAAATAGAGAATGTGCTTATCcattgtatttcattttttatttggagcGAATACCTGTATGACGTCACTAAATCGGTGCTCGCATTCAAGATATTGTGTATATAGActtttattcttataaaatcacCATAATGTTGCATTTGTGCATAGTAATCATACTTTCCAACAAAAAGCGTTAACAATCGTCACACAAGTAAAATTCGACCACATATCATTATATCAAAATTCGTAGCGAAATTCACTTTGTAAGATCAATTAGCTTAGCTTCGGTAAGTAATTAACATCAGCTAGAGCTTATCCAAGAAATGTGAATTACTTCTCTTAATCATCTACTAGTATAATGTTTTCTTACAACTCAACAGCATTCTCCAGTCTCTCCCAGAATTCTCGTTTCTGTCTGTAATGATACTTCTTACGGAAGAGTCTGTTCGTTTCATTCATATTTAACATGGGATACATGACGTCAATCTCAATAGCTATATTCCAGCCTGACGGTGCGTGCGTCATAAAAGCTTTCACCAGGGAAATTGTTAGCTGAAAGGTATATGGCAGTGGGTAAAATGAACTATAAGCAATAGTTAGCTTTGGAGAATCACTAAATGAATTTCGCAACAAACTGCAAAATTTAAGAATCTGTGAaccagtaatgcttttcggtttgaagggtacggCAGCCATTGtaggtactgtaaaactgagaccttaaaattcatgtctcaaggataggggtatttatgttgtagatgtttatgggtttcggtaaccactgaatacaggtaggccgtgagctcgtccaaccatttaaacaataaaaaaaacactggtaTGACTGATAGACCGTGATTATATTATCCACTTTATATTTGAAATTCATATAATCCGTTGGACTTTTCCAGGATAATGGGTTCCTTGTGTCGCTCACTGGTCCATAAGATACATTAAGTCAATTAGTGGATCTATCATCACGAATGCACTGCCGTATGTACTGTAGTATACTTGCTCGTCGTTTCCATAATCACGTCATATACCATGATAAAAACTATCCAATATGTAATTAGCTATTCTTTTGCGAAATTTCATGGTTCACCTCCTCTCTACTG
Above is a window of Bombyx mori chromosome 21, ASM3026992v2 DNA encoding:
- the LOC101743172 gene encoding uncharacterized protein LOC101743172 produces the protein MKGLCVLSALLMILTYCVSLESGDSCANSKTPLNLIRKKRYLTFPDHSNVVLTISLVKAFMTHAPSGWNIAIEIDVMYPMLNMNETNRLFRKKYHYRQKREFWERLENAVEFHNLNGRSCILRSVCEADTSLAVPGKSLVHDILRAVFTAPLHDEDFQDEIKSTYAELSDPSFCSKPNDCPFSFLDFVLSLNERY